A genomic region of Leptolyngbya sp. NIES-2104 contains the following coding sequences:
- a CDS encoding CPBP family intramembrane glutamic endopeptidase — protein sequence MMESKSGLRLGLIVFSYCMIAYGWSWSFWFLSTLDHAQESFLYLVLRAIGIFGPTVAAIVVTTWRSQLVEVRSLLVQGLRWRFSWQWYGVVFGLPLLIFSLALLVHIAMGATASRFLWIDKRLLEPLSFILMLLIDVLLALGEEFGWRGFLLPALQSRYNALWASVCLGIIWAFWHLPLFFIPDEIQQQLPFPLYVFHVVALATIFTWVYNGTQGSVISVTILHTSVDFWGVLTVLPQNTGSLRPFVIANLFLGCIAMLIVWQGRATHKVVGRTPFA from the coding sequence ATGATGGAGAGTAAAAGTGGTTTGCGTTTGGGATTGATAGTGTTCTCCTACTGCATGATTGCCTACGGTTGGTCTTGGTCATTCTGGTTTCTTTCGACGCTGGATCATGCTCAAGAAAGTTTTCTATACCTTGTCTTGAGAGCAATTGGCATCTTTGGTCCGACTGTAGCTGCAATCGTTGTGACTACTTGGCGATCACAACTGGTAGAAGTCCGTTCTCTACTCGTTCAGGGTTTACGTTGGCGATTTAGTTGGCAATGGTATGGCGTTGTTTTCGGCTTACCGCTTTTAATTTTTTCGCTGGCACTACTAGTTCACATCGCAATGGGAGCAACAGCATCGCGGTTTTTATGGATTGATAAACGGCTACTAGAGCCACTGAGTTTTATCCTGATGCTGCTGATTGATGTTCTACTAGCACTCGGCGAGGAGTTTGGTTGGCGGGGATTTTTGTTGCCAGCCTTGCAGTCCCGATACAATGCGCTGTGGGCAAGTGTATGTCTTGGAATCATCTGGGCATTTTGGCACTTACCTTTATTTTTCATTCCAGATGAAATACAGCAACAATTACCTTTTCCGTTGTATGTATTCCATGTTGTTGCGCTCGCAACTATCTTTACCTGGGTGTACAACGGCACTCAGGGTAGTGTGATTAGTGTGACTATTTTGCATACCTCAGTCGATTTCTGGGGAGTTCTTACTGTCCTACCCCAGAATACAGGGAGCCTGCGACCTTTTGTGATAGCTAATCTGTTTCTAGGGTGCATTGCTATGTTGATCGTTTGGCAAGGCAGAGCAACTCATAAAGTGGTTGGGCGAACACCCTTCGCGTGA
- a CDS encoding SDR family oxidoreductase, producing the protein MQPLKDKIAIVAGGTRGAGRGIAVELGAAGATVYVTGRSTSIQRSEYDRPETIEETAELVNQAGGKGIAIQVDHLDPEQVRSLITRIEQEQGRLDILVNDIGGEHWTELFNQPMWELSLEKGLRLLKTAIDTHLITSHFALPLLIQKPGGLVIEVTDGTADYNQQNYRLSLFYDLAKTSIIRMAWGLSQELRPYQGTAVALTPGWLRSELMLDHFGVGEANWQEATAKEPHFVISETPQYIGRAVAHLAGDPRIDRWNGQSLSSGQLAQVYGFTDIDGSQPDAWRYIQEVETMGKPADATGYR; encoded by the coding sequence ATGCAACCATTAAAAGATAAGATTGCGATCGTTGCTGGCGGTACTCGCGGCGCAGGTCGAGGGATTGCGGTAGAACTTGGCGCAGCCGGAGCAACCGTTTATGTTACCGGACGCAGCACCTCCATACAGCGATCAGAATACGATCGCCCTGAAACCATTGAAGAAACAGCAGAGTTAGTGAATCAGGCAGGTGGAAAAGGAATTGCAATTCAGGTGGATCATCTCGACCCTGAACAAGTGCGCTCGCTCATTACACGCATCGAACAAGAGCAAGGTCGTCTTGACATTCTCGTTAACGATATTGGTGGAGAACATTGGACAGAGTTGTTTAACCAGCCCATGTGGGAGCTTTCTCTAGAGAAGGGATTGCGACTGCTAAAAACCGCGATCGACACCCATTTGATCACCAGTCATTTTGCTCTGCCGCTCTTAATCCAGAAACCTGGCGGCTTGGTGATTGAAGTAACAGACGGAACGGCGGACTATAACCAGCAGAACTATCGGCTATCGCTGTTCTATGATCTTGCCAAAACTTCGATTATTCGGATGGCATGGGGATTATCGCAAGAACTTCGACCCTATCAGGGTACGGCAGTGGCGTTAACGCCAGGATGGCTACGATCGGAGCTGATGCTCGACCATTTTGGTGTGGGTGAAGCGAATTGGCAGGAGGCAACTGCAAAGGAACCGCATTTCGTGATTTCGGAAACGCCGCAATATATCGGGCGGGCGGTGGCTCATCTTGCAGGTGATCCAAGGATCGATCGCTGGAATGGACAGTCGCTTTCCAGTGGTCAACTGGCGCAGGTTTATGGCTTTACTGACATTGATGGTTCTCAGCCCGATGCATGGCGCTATATTCAAGAAGTAGAAACAATGGGCAAACCTGCGGATGCAACTGGGTACAGATAA
- a CDS encoding ester cyclase yields MTKHDSDRNKAIYQRYIQQVFNQGQLELLDQLLSPSYVYHEAPPGTLPGAEGIKQVVSMFRAAFPDLEITIDDQIAEGDKVCSRATTRGTHQGEIFGISATGQAVTMTGITIVRIVEGRIAESWVKNDVVGLMSQLDAGQANAII; encoded by the coding sequence ATGACAAAGCACGATAGCGATCGTAACAAAGCAATTTACCAGCGATATATTCAACAGGTGTTCAACCAAGGGCAACTGGAGTTGCTAGATCAACTTCTGTCACCGTCCTATGTCTATCACGAGGCACCCCCTGGAACATTGCCAGGAGCTGAAGGAATCAAGCAGGTTGTCTCCATGTTTCGTGCTGCATTTCCCGATCTTGAGATTACGATCGACGACCAGATTGCCGAGGGCGACAAAGTTTGCTCACGCGCCACAACACGCGGGACGCATCAGGGCGAGATTTTTGGAATATCCGCAACAGGTCAAGCTGTGACAATGACGGGGATAACAATCGTGCGAATTGTTGAAGGTCGGATTGCTGAGAGTTGGGTGAAAAATGATGTTGTCGGTTTAATGAGCCAACTTGACGCTGGACAAGCAAATGCAATTATCTAG